The following are encoded in a window of Kitasatospora sp. NBC_01250 genomic DNA:
- a CDS encoding YceI family protein, producing the protein MATTTWFFEPSHTGAEFRARHMMVTYVRGQLKNVRGFLEVDPDDPEQARIEATIDATQVYTGAPERDAHLRSADFFDVEHFPTWTFVGSRVHQVSASGFEVTGELTIRGVTRPVTFDVAYLGQWDTPWWEDGRDLGPRRRAGFAATTRINRQDFGVSWNDVVDRGGVVVSNLVDVEVDVEAVLETVPDPVPDPVPDTGGTSD; encoded by the coding sequence ATGGCCACCACGACCTGGTTCTTCGAGCCCAGCCACACCGGTGCGGAGTTCCGCGCCAGACACATGATGGTCACCTACGTACGCGGCCAGCTGAAGAACGTACGGGGTTTCCTGGAGGTCGACCCGGACGATCCGGAGCAGGCGCGGATCGAGGCGACGATCGACGCCACCCAGGTGTACACCGGCGCGCCCGAGCGGGATGCGCATCTGCGCAGCGCCGACTTCTTCGACGTCGAGCACTTCCCGACCTGGACCTTCGTCGGCTCGCGGGTCCACCAGGTGAGCGCGAGCGGGTTCGAGGTCACGGGCGAGCTCACCATCCGCGGGGTGACGCGTCCGGTCACCTTCGACGTGGCCTACCTGGGGCAGTGGGACACCCCGTGGTGGGAGGACGGGCGCGACCTCGGCCCCCGGCGGCGCGCCGGATTCGCGGCCACCACCCGGATCAACCGCCAGGACTTCGGCGTGAGTTGGAACGACGTGGTGGACCGGGGCGGGGTGGTGGTGAGCAACCTGGTCGACGTCGAGGTCGATGTCGAGGCGGTCCTGGAGACCGTCCCCGACCCGGTCCCCGACCCGGTCCCCGACACCGGTGGCACGTCCGACTGA
- a CDS encoding YybH family protein, producing MTTTPAAEAVLRGVLDRWKAAVDAHEPHQVAALFTPDAVFQGLHPYSVGPQGVAEYYASQPLGMTAAYRILETRQLTEDLVLGYLSVDFAFTDRPTLGIWLSVLAQRAEDGTWRLAHYQVSRLD from the coding sequence ATGACCACCACCCCCGCCGCCGAGGCGGTCCTGCGCGGCGTGCTCGACCGCTGGAAGGCAGCCGTCGACGCGCACGAACCGCACCAGGTCGCCGCCCTCTTCACCCCGGACGCGGTCTTCCAGGGCCTGCACCCCTACAGCGTCGGTCCACAGGGCGTCGCCGAGTACTACGCCTCCCAGCCCCTGGGCATGACGGCCGCCTACCGGATCCTGGAGACCAGGCAGCTCACCGAGGACCTCGTACTCGGCTACCTGAGCGTCGACTTCGCCTTCACCGACCGCCCCACCCTGGGCATCTGGCTCAGCGTGCTGGCCCAGCGCGCCGAGGACGGCACCTGGCGCCTGGCCCACTACCAGGTCTCCCGGCTCGACTGA
- a CDS encoding alpha/beta hydrolase yields MSVDPTVLAALPTGDDAPQPDRTLCYGPHPDQVIDLRRPPGRPRALLVLLHGGFWRPAIDRAHAAPLAAALAAAGYLVAVPEYRRAGFPEIFDDIAAAIDLLATGAGEPAQPEWAGLPVVLVGHSAGGHFALWTAARPHLPADSPWHTDRTPDAVLALAACSCLTECDAWKLGEDATTAMMGGRAAELPGRYALADPARLLPLTVPTTLLHGAADERVPVELSRIFAERARAAGPAPTLVELPGAGHFTLIDPHTPAWPALLAALDGLREQLG; encoded by the coding sequence ATGTCCGTCGACCCCACCGTGCTCGCCGCGCTGCCGACCGGCGACGACGCGCCGCAGCCCGACCGGACCCTCTGCTACGGCCCGCATCCCGACCAGGTGATCGACCTGCGCCGCCCGCCCGGCCGGCCCCGCGCCCTGCTGGTGCTGCTGCACGGCGGCTTCTGGCGCCCCGCGATCGACCGCGCCCACGCGGCCCCGCTGGCCGCCGCGCTGGCCGCAGCCGGGTACCTGGTGGCGGTGCCCGAGTACCGGCGCGCCGGGTTCCCGGAGATCTTCGACGACATCGCCGCCGCCATCGACCTGCTGGCCACCGGCGCGGGCGAGCCGGCGCAGCCGGAGTGGGCGGGCCTGCCCGTCGTCCTGGTCGGCCACTCGGCCGGCGGCCACTTCGCGCTGTGGACCGCCGCCCGCCCGCACCTGCCCGCCGATTCCCCGTGGCACACCGACCGCACCCCGGACGCCGTCCTGGCACTGGCCGCCTGCTCCTGCCTGACCGAGTGCGACGCATGGAAGCTGGGCGAGGACGCCACCACCGCGATGATGGGCGGCCGGGCGGCCGAACTGCCCGGCCGCTACGCCCTCGCCGACCCCGCGCGGCTGCTCCCGCTCACCGTCCCGACCACCCTGCTCCACGGCGCCGCCGACGAGCGGGTCCCGGTCGAGCTGAGCCGGATCTTCGCCGAGCGCGCCCGGGCGGCCGGCCCGGCACCGACCCTGGTCGAGCTGCCCGGCGCCGGCCACTTCACCCTGATCGACCCGCACACCCCCGCCTGGCCCGCCCTGCTCGCGGCCCTGGACGGCCTGCGGGAGCAGCTGGGGTGA
- a CDS encoding UBP-type zinc finger domain-containing protein, with the protein MTGASIPGIDPTAVPSGDGCAECLAGGGWWFHLRRCAACGHIGCCDSSPAQHATKHARQAGHPFLASFEPGEEWFWNLETNEYYEGPALASPTAHPATQPTPGPAGKVPANWQELLH; encoded by the coding sequence ATGACCGGCGCATCGATCCCGGGAATCGACCCCACCGCCGTGCCCAGCGGCGACGGCTGCGCGGAGTGCCTGGCCGGTGGCGGCTGGTGGTTCCACCTGCGGCGGTGCGCGGCCTGCGGCCACATCGGCTGCTGCGACTCCTCGCCCGCCCAGCACGCGACGAAGCACGCGCGCCAGGCCGGCCACCCGTTCCTGGCCAGCTTCGAACCCGGGGAGGAGTGGTTCTGGAACCTGGAGACCAACGAGTACTACGAGGGCCCGGCACTCGCCTCCCCCACCGCCCACCCGGCCACCCAGCCGACCCCGGGCCCGGCCGGCAAGGTCCCCGCCAACTGGCAGGAACTCCTGCACTAG
- a CDS encoding response regulator transcription factor, which produces MDGVSGGLRVLVVDDDPEVREAVETGLAVEGYQVRGAADGLTALTEVAAWQPDALVLDVMMPVLDGLAVCRRLRGLGDQLPIIVLTARDSVSDRVDGLDAGADDYLVKPFALDELTARLRAVLRRTAPDAGEREGRHGRDGGGFEDLTVDPVARTGSRRGRPLSFSRTEFALLELLLRHPGQVLARETIMERVWGTDFGPASNSLAVYIGYLRRKLEAGGEPRLVHTVHGVGYRLDVR; this is translated from the coding sequence GTGGACGGTGTGAGTGGCGGGCTGCGGGTGCTGGTCGTCGACGACGATCCCGAGGTGCGCGAGGCGGTGGAGACCGGCCTCGCGGTCGAGGGCTACCAGGTGCGCGGCGCCGCCGACGGGCTGACCGCGCTGACCGAGGTCGCCGCCTGGCAGCCGGACGCGCTGGTGCTGGACGTGATGATGCCGGTACTGGACGGGCTGGCGGTCTGCCGCCGGCTGCGCGGGCTCGGGGACCAGCTGCCGATCATCGTGCTCACCGCGCGGGACTCGGTCAGCGACCGGGTGGACGGGCTGGACGCGGGGGCCGACGACTACCTGGTCAAGCCGTTCGCACTGGACGAACTCACCGCCCGGCTGCGCGCGGTGCTGCGCCGCACCGCGCCCGACGCAGGGGAGCGCGAGGGGCGGCACGGCCGGGACGGCGGGGGCTTCGAGGACCTGACGGTGGACCCCGTCGCCCGCACCGGCAGCCGCCGCGGGCGCCCGCTGTCCTTCTCGCGCACCGAGTTCGCCCTGCTGGAGCTGTTGCTGCGCCACCCCGGGCAGGTGCTCGCCCGGGAGACGATCATGGAGCGGGTCTGGGGCACCGACTTCGGCCCCGCCTCCAACTCGCTGGCGGTGTACATCGGTTACCTGCGCCGCAAGCTGGAGGCGGGGGGCGAGCCGCGCCTGGTGCACACCGTGCACGGGGTGGGGTACCGGCTGGACGTGCGCTGA
- a CDS encoding glutamate synthase subunit beta has protein sequence MADPKGFLTTPRQTWPRRSAAERVADWNEVNEVYAGQRLLPLVGRQAGRCMDCGIPFCHDACPLGNLIPDWNDLVYRDNWQAAAERLLATNNFPEFTGRLCPAPCESACVLAIDSEPVTIKSIEAAIAEQAWQLGCERPLAPPGPSGRSVAIVGSGPAGLACAQQLTRAGHRVAVYERADRIGGLLRYGIPGFRLEKRLLDRRLHQMCLEGTEFHPGVTVGADLSAAELRARHDALVVAVGATCWRELAVPGRELRGVHQAMEYLPLANRVLEGDFAAPAISARDKRVVIVGGGDTAADCLGTALRQGAAGVTQLDINPRPGERRTAEQPWPVHPKTYRLTASHEEAQALTCGCDGSDGPRDSSRDGSRQAWDAPVADAPGASPVAGADARIFSAATLRLSGDPQGHVAALHLAEAEPADRRPRPGTHQAIPADLVLIALGFCGPEPDSPLLGELALDLTPEGTFARDHGFATQVDGVFVAGDAGRGQSLIVWAIAEGRAAAAAVDRYLTGATALPAPITPADRPLVV, from the coding sequence ATGGCCGATCCGAAGGGCTTCCTGACCACCCCGCGCCAGACCTGGCCCCGTCGTTCGGCCGCCGAGCGGGTCGCCGACTGGAACGAGGTCAACGAGGTCTACGCGGGTCAGCGCCTGCTGCCGCTCGTCGGCCGCCAGGCCGGACGCTGCATGGACTGCGGCATCCCCTTCTGTCACGACGCCTGCCCGCTGGGCAACCTCATTCCGGACTGGAACGACCTGGTCTACCGCGACAACTGGCAGGCCGCGGCGGAACGGCTGCTCGCGACCAACAACTTCCCGGAGTTCACCGGGCGCCTGTGTCCGGCGCCCTGCGAGAGCGCCTGCGTGCTGGCCATCGACTCCGAGCCGGTCACCATCAAGAGCATCGAGGCCGCCATCGCCGAGCAGGCCTGGCAGCTGGGTTGCGAGCGACCGCTGGCCCCGCCCGGGCCCTCCGGCCGCAGTGTGGCGATCGTCGGCTCCGGGCCGGCCGGCCTCGCCTGCGCCCAGCAGCTGACCCGGGCCGGACACCGGGTGGCGGTGTACGAGCGGGCCGACCGGATCGGCGGACTGCTGCGCTACGGCATCCCCGGCTTCCGGCTGGAGAAGCGACTGCTGGACCGGCGGCTGCACCAAATGTGCCTGGAGGGAACCGAGTTCCACCCCGGCGTCACGGTCGGCGCCGACCTCTCGGCCGCCGAGCTGCGGGCCCGCCACGACGCTCTGGTGGTCGCGGTCGGTGCTACCTGCTGGCGCGAACTGGCGGTGCCTGGGCGCGAGTTGCGCGGCGTCCACCAGGCGATGGAGTATCTGCCGCTGGCCAACCGGGTGTTGGAGGGCGACTTCGCCGCCCCCGCGATCAGCGCCCGGGACAAGCGGGTCGTGATCGTCGGCGGCGGCGACACCGCCGCCGACTGCCTGGGCACCGCGCTGCGCCAGGGCGCCGCCGGGGTCACCCAGCTCGACATCAACCCGCGCCCGGGCGAGCGGCGCACCGCCGAGCAGCCCTGGCCCGTCCACCCCAAGACCTACCGGCTGACCGCCTCGCACGAGGAGGCCCAGGCCCTGACCTGCGGCTGCGACGGCTCCGACGGTCCTCGTGACAGCTCCCGCGACGGCTCCCGGCAGGCCTGGGACGCACCGGTGGCCGACGCGCCCGGAGCCTCGCCGGTGGCGGGGGCGGATGCGCGGATCTTCTCCGCCGCCACGCTGCGCCTGTCGGGCGACCCGCAGGGCCACGTCGCCGCACTGCACCTGGCCGAGGCCGAACCGGCCGACCGCCGGCCGCGCCCCGGCACCCACCAGGCGATCCCGGCCGACCTGGTGCTGATCGCGCTCGGCTTCTGCGGCCCGGAGCCGGACAGCCCGCTGCTCGGCGAACTGGCGCTGGACCTCACCCCCGAGGGGACCTTCGCCCGGGACCACGGGTTCGCCACCCAGGTGGACGGCGTCTTCGTGGCCGGTGACGCGGGGCGCGGACAGTCGCTGATCGTCTGGGCGATCGCCGAGGGCCGCGCGGCGGCAGCCGCCGTGGACCGCTACCTGACCGGTGCCACCGCCCTGCCGGCGCCGATCACGCCGGCGGACCGGCCGCTGGTGGTGTGA
- a CDS encoding BlaI/MecI/CopY family transcriptional regulator, which translates to MNSRQAAGASGERRPVGALEAEVLAQLQSAGAPLTAGEVLTRLGSALAYSTVVTVLTRMRDKGLLTRTKQGRAYAYAPVTDTHGLTARRMRRAMESDPDRKAVLSRFVDDLSPDDEALLRRLLGVEEPPGQ; encoded by the coding sequence GTGAACTCCAGGCAAGCGGCGGGGGCTTCGGGCGAGCGAAGACCGGTGGGCGCCCTGGAGGCCGAGGTCCTGGCCCAGCTCCAGTCGGCCGGTGCGCCGCTCACCGCGGGCGAGGTCCTGACCCGCCTCGGCAGCGCCCTGGCGTACTCCACCGTGGTCACCGTGCTGACCAGGATGCGCGACAAGGGGCTGCTCACCCGCACCAAGCAGGGCCGCGCCTACGCCTACGCCCCCGTCACCGACACCCACGGCCTCACCGCCCGCCGGATGCGCCGGGCCATGGAGTCCGACCCCGACCGCAAGGCCGTGCTCAGCCGCTTCGTCGACGACCTGTCACCGGACGACGAGGCACTGCTGCGCCGGCTCCTCGGCGTCGAAGAGCCGCCCGGGCAATGA
- a CDS encoding muconolactone Delta-isomerase family protein, with protein MEFLVDMVTTVPAGTSEETVTRIRAEESARSEELAAQGSLLRLWRPPLAPGEWRTWGLFSAPDEERLEELLASMPLRVWRQDTVTPLSPHPSDPAASYGSPR; from the coding sequence ATGGAGTTCCTGGTCGACATGGTCACCACCGTCCCCGCGGGGACGTCCGAGGAGACGGTGACCCGGATCCGGGCCGAGGAGTCCGCCCGGTCAGAAGAACTCGCCGCCCAGGGCAGCCTGTTGCGGCTGTGGCGGCCACCGCTCGCCCCCGGCGAGTGGCGCACCTGGGGCCTGTTCAGCGCGCCGGACGAGGAGCGGCTGGAGGAGCTGCTCGCCTCGATGCCGCTGCGGGTGTGGCGCCAGGACACCGTGACGCCGCTCTCCCCGCACCCGAGCGACCCGGCCGCCTCCTACGGGAGCCCCCGATGA
- a CDS encoding glycoside hydrolase yields MTTTIPRRPATRTRRRAALAALALVSACTLTGTTWSTAYGASARPTGAAHGDAAIRLHGTLLEIPVNGGLAQLRTDTLALTARGRDGRTLTLSAPAAQPLGQPGRVTVRGGSASWTLPEHGLSVTAAAVRGRLQVTVHNERDGATLPWPVTGTDPAATQLQLPSGEGLGLPVGDPFWNSTDTGVAGKSYDLEADLSMPLWGYTLGGQGVSYLVPQPIGTSLGLASQDGRLRGTAVHTFSRRAGTQDYTVTFALTNPSPVAPAQDYRRWLDEHGQLVTLQSKIAANPEVGKLLGAFHAYTWGSARTAQGVQQMQALGLSRLWLGYDADDQPMDAAAVAAAKQAGYLVGPYDSFANGQDPSTADAPTSVWPTPVYPDYCVHQQDGSVLAGFHDRGCYLSSQAFAQHGDVLAQRTAQMTANGSNSYFLDVDAAGELYDDYSADHPMNQQQDEANRIARMRQLSGPDKLVLGSEAAHSWASPVIAFSHGSLTPPADGLWPLEKNKDVWGGYAPAGGPGIFFKPADLPADLAKEMFDPAYRIPLLETALHDVQVNLDRWELSYTKLPALETTRALQAVLQNTPLNLVLNGPTLNTDGKQLAALQQYFAPLHEAAGTQPMTGFRYLSADHQVQQTAFGDGVLQVTANFGTSAYGSGADALPGGCVDAKLKGDRQPRRLCPTTLPQAPLK; encoded by the coding sequence ATGACAACCACGATCCCCCGCCGACCGGCCACCCGCACCCGACGCCGGGCGGCGCTGGCGGCGCTCGCCCTGGTGAGCGCCTGCACCCTGACCGGCACCACCTGGTCCACCGCCTACGGCGCGAGTGCCCGGCCCACGGGCGCGGCACACGGCGACGCCGCGATCCGCCTGCACGGCACCCTGCTGGAGATCCCGGTCAACGGCGGTCTCGCGCAGTTGCGGACCGACACGCTCGCGCTGACCGCGCGCGGCCGTGACGGGCGCACCCTGACGCTCTCGGCCCCCGCGGCGCAGCCGCTGGGGCAGCCCGGCCGGGTCACCGTACGGGGCGGCAGCGCGAGTTGGACGCTGCCGGAGCACGGCCTGAGCGTCACCGCCGCCGCGGTGCGCGGCCGGCTGCAGGTGACCGTCCACAACGAGCGGGACGGCGCCACCCTGCCCTGGCCGGTCACCGGCACCGATCCGGCCGCCACCCAGCTGCAGTTGCCGAGCGGCGAGGGGCTGGGCCTGCCGGTCGGCGACCCGTTCTGGAACTCCACCGACACCGGGGTGGCCGGAAAGAGCTACGACCTCGAAGCCGACCTCAGCATGCCGCTGTGGGGCTACACGCTGGGCGGCCAGGGCGTCAGCTACCTGGTCCCGCAGCCGATCGGCACCTCGCTCGGCCTCGCCTCGCAGGACGGCCGGCTGCGCGGCACCGCCGTGCACACCTTCTCCCGGCGCGCGGGCACCCAGGACTACACCGTCACCTTCGCCCTCACCAACCCCTCCCCCGTCGCCCCCGCGCAGGACTACCGCCGCTGGCTGGACGAGCACGGCCAACTGGTCACCCTGCAGAGCAAGATCGCCGCCAACCCGGAGGTCGGCAAGCTGCTCGGCGCCTTCCACGCCTACACCTGGGGCAGCGCCCGCACCGCGCAGGGCGTGCAGCAGATGCAGGCGCTGGGCCTGTCCCGGCTCTGGCTCGGCTACGACGCCGACGACCAGCCGATGGACGCCGCCGCGGTGGCCGCTGCCAAGCAGGCGGGCTATCTGGTCGGCCCCTACGACTCGTTCGCCAACGGGCAGGACCCGAGCACCGCCGACGCGCCCACCTCCGTCTGGCCGACCCCGGTCTACCCGGACTACTGCGTGCACCAGCAGGACGGCTCGGTGCTCGCGGGCTTCCACGACCGCGGCTGCTACCTCAGCTCGCAGGCCTTCGCGCAGCACGGTGACGTCCTCGCCCAGCGCACCGCGCAGATGACCGCCAACGGGTCGAACAGCTACTTCCTGGACGTCGATGCGGCGGGCGAGCTGTACGACGACTACAGCGCCGACCACCCGATGAACCAGCAGCAGGACGAGGCCAACCGGATCGCCCGGATGCGCCAACTGTCCGGCCCGGACAAGCTGGTGCTCGGCTCGGAGGCCGCGCACAGCTGGGCGAGCCCGGTCATCGCCTTCAGCCACGGCTCGCTGACCCCGCCGGCGGACGGGCTGTGGCCGCTGGAGAAGAACAAGGACGTCTGGGGCGGCTACGCACCGGCCGGCGGGCCGGGCATCTTCTTCAAGCCGGCCGACCTGCCGGCCGACCTGGCCAAGGAGATGTTCGACCCCGCCTACCGGATCCCGCTGCTGGAGACCGCGCTGCACGACGTCCAGGTCAACCTGGACCGCTGGGAGCTGTCCTACACCAAGCTCCCCGCCCTGGAGACCACCCGGGCGCTCCAGGCGGTCCTGCAGAACACCCCGCTCAACCTGGTCCTCAACGGCCCGACGCTGAACACCGACGGCAAGCAACTGGCCGCACTGCAGCAGTACTTCGCACCACTGCACGAAGCCGCCGGAACGCAGCCGATGACCGGCTTCCGCTACCTGAGCGCCGACCACCAGGTGCAGCAGACCGCCTTCGGCGACGGCGTGCTCCAGGTCACCGCCAACTTCGGTACCAGCGCGTACGGTTCGGGCGCGGACGCGCTGCCGGGCGGCTGCGTGGACGCCAAGCTCAAGGGCGACCGGCAGCCGCGCCGGCTCTGCCCGACCACGCTGCCGCAGGCACCGCTGAAGTAG
- a CDS encoding phosphatase PAP2 family protein, whose amino-acid sequence MTTVHPAAHLAFDGSGIDGSLFTSVTGFARDTKWLNTPLDLWTNAGLAVFAVLMLLGWWNARRRDDRTMTLALAAPIAVGFAFAVAEVAKKLVAEVRPCYSLPHAYFVDSCPVRTDYAFPSGHSTTAFATVAALWLLDRRLAAIATGFAFFEGFTRVYLGDHYPHDVIGAALLALPVAFLASWFLGRVAVPLVGRLRDGALAPVLTAARPAHAAR is encoded by the coding sequence TTGACGACAGTCCACCCCGCGGCCCACCTCGCCTTCGACGGCTCCGGTATCGACGGCTCGCTGTTCACCTCCGTCACCGGCTTCGCGCGCGACACCAAGTGGCTCAACACCCCGCTCGACCTGTGGACCAACGCGGGCCTGGCAGTGTTCGCCGTCCTGATGCTGCTGGGCTGGTGGAACGCCCGCCGCCGGGACGACCGCACCATGACCCTCGCCCTGGCCGCGCCGATCGCGGTCGGCTTCGCCTTCGCGGTGGCCGAGGTGGCCAAGAAGCTGGTCGCCGAGGTGCGGCCGTGCTACTCGCTGCCGCACGCCTACTTCGTCGACTCCTGCCCGGTGCGCACCGACTACGCCTTCCCCAGCGGCCACAGCACCACCGCCTTCGCCACCGTCGCGGCCCTGTGGCTGCTCGACCGGCGGCTCGCGGCGATCGCCACCGGCTTCGCCTTCTTCGAGGGCTTCACCCGGGTCTACCTCGGCGACCACTACCCGCACGATGTCATCGGCGCGGCCCTGCTCGCCCTGCCGGTGGCCTTCCTGGCGAGCTGGTTCCTGGGGCGCGTCGCCGTTCCGCTGGTGGGGCGGCTGCGTGACGGGGCGCTGGCGCCGGTGCTGACCGCGGCCCGGCCCGCGCACGCGGCTCGCTGA